A region from the Candidatus Neomarinimicrobiota bacterium genome encodes:
- the nhaA gene encoding Na+/H+ antiporter NhaA — protein sequence MKASDTFLAEFFRKESAGGIVLIIATVLAMILANTPFQTIYIALIETPVTVRIGALEIAKPLLLWINDGLMAVFFFLVGLELKRELLEGHLSSRRQVILPAIGAVGGMAIPALIYVFFNAGDSVALQGWAIPAATDIAFALGILSLLGSRVPVGLKVFLTSVAIFDDIGAIVIIALFYTAKISLGALLVVLCCIPVLFFLNKKRVESRAVYLFFGIIMWVAMLKSGVHATLTGVILALFIPMKSGREPGFSPLKELEHDLHSLVAFIILPVFAFANAGVPLTGVGIDQLVHGVPVGIALGLFAGKQIGIFGFSVLAIKAGAANLPEGVSWKALYGTAALCGIGFTMSLFIGSLAFEESGVNLLFDERLGILIGSLASGIVGYIIIRSALGQDNRSA from the coding sequence ATGAAAGCGTCCGATACATTTCTTGCGGAGTTTTTCAGGAAAGAATCCGCCGGAGGAATCGTTCTCATCATTGCCACCGTCTTGGCAATGATTCTGGCAAATACGCCGTTTCAAACTATCTACATCGCCCTGATCGAAACACCGGTTACAGTGCGTATCGGCGCACTGGAAATCGCCAAACCGCTCCTGCTCTGGATTAACGACGGATTGATGGCGGTATTCTTTTTTCTGGTGGGACTGGAGCTCAAGCGGGAGCTGCTGGAAGGGCACCTTTCCAGTCGCCGGCAGGTGATATTGCCAGCGATTGGCGCCGTCGGCGGCATGGCTATCCCGGCGCTGATTTATGTATTTTTTAACGCTGGTGATTCGGTTGCGCTGCAGGGATGGGCCATACCGGCTGCCACAGATATCGCCTTTGCCCTCGGGATTCTATCCCTCCTCGGCAGCCGTGTCCCGGTGGGGCTCAAAGTCTTTCTTACCTCGGTAGCCATCTTTGATGATATCGGGGCAATTGTCATCATTGCGCTGTTTTATACCGCAAAAATATCCCTGGGAGCCCTGCTGGTGGTTCTGTGCTGTATCCCCGTATTATTTTTTCTGAATAAAAAACGGGTGGAGTCCCGGGCAGTCTATCTCTTTTTTGGGATTATCATGTGGGTGGCCATGCTCAAATCCGGCGTTCACGCCACACTGACCGGCGTCATCCTCGCACTGTTTATTCCAATGAAATCCGGGCGGGAACCGGGATTTTCTCCATTGAAGGAGCTGGAGCACGACCTGCACAGTCTCGTTGCATTTATCATCCTGCCGGTCTTTGCCTTTGCCAATGCCGGCGTTCCTTTGACAGGAGTGGGGATTGATCAACTCGTCCACGGTGTACCTGTCGGGATTGCGCTCGGACTTTTCGCCGGGAAACAGATTGGAATATTCGGTTTCAGCGTTTTGGCGATAAAAGCTGGAGCCGCAAACCTGCCCGAGGGAGTGTCCTGGAAGGCGCTCTACGGAACGGCGGCCCTGTGCGGCATCGGGTTTACCATGAGCCTGTTTATCGGTTCCCTAGCATTCGAGGAGTCCGGTGTCAACCTGTTGTTCGATGAACGCCTGGGTATTCTCATCGGATCCCTTGCATCCGGTATAGTCGGATATATAATTATTCGGAGCGCCCTGGGTCAGGATAACAGGTCAGCGTAA